A single genomic interval of Mycolicibacterium sp. MU0053 harbors:
- the ligD gene encoding non-homologous end-joining DNA ligase produces MAGTSGKSNRKTVLEVAGREVTVSHPDKVIFPEPGVTKLDLINYYLAVSEGALRGVAGRPMILKRFVKGIDEEAIFQKRAPKNRPDWVEVAELKYRSGTSAEEAVIHDAAGLVWAVNLGCIDLNPHPVRAGDLEHPDELRVDLDPMPGVEWPQIVDVAMVAREVLADHGLTGWPKTSGSRGFHIYARIDPRWPYRQVRLAAETVAREVERRAPELATSRWWKQEREGVFVDFNQNAKDRTVASAYSVRSRPDARVSTPLHWDEVPSCRPEDYTVATVPERYAQLGDPWAGMDSAVGGLDRLLELAEELGPAEKAPKAERDANLIEVARTKTRDEAMAALDTWKSRNPEAAAKLAPVDVLVDGMRGPSSIWYRIRINLQHVPTDLRPPQEELIADYSPWEGYTGSQTRRPSG; encoded by the coding sequence ATGGCCGGCACCAGCGGTAAGAGCAACCGGAAGACAGTCCTGGAGGTCGCCGGGCGCGAAGTCACCGTCAGCCACCCCGACAAGGTCATCTTCCCCGAACCGGGCGTGACCAAGCTGGACCTGATCAATTACTACCTGGCGGTGTCCGAGGGTGCGTTGCGCGGGGTGGCCGGGCGCCCGATGATTCTCAAGCGGTTCGTCAAAGGCATTGACGAGGAGGCCATCTTCCAGAAGCGGGCCCCCAAGAATCGGCCCGACTGGGTTGAGGTCGCCGAGCTCAAGTACCGCTCCGGGACCTCGGCGGAGGAGGCGGTGATCCACGACGCCGCCGGGTTGGTCTGGGCGGTCAACCTGGGCTGCATCGACCTCAACCCGCACCCGGTGCGCGCCGGCGATCTCGAGCACCCCGACGAGCTGCGCGTCGACCTGGACCCGATGCCCGGCGTCGAGTGGCCACAGATTGTCGATGTCGCGATGGTCGCCCGCGAGGTACTCGCCGATCACGGACTGACCGGGTGGCCGAAGACCTCCGGCTCCCGCGGCTTCCACATCTACGCGCGCATCGATCCGCGGTGGCCCTACCGCCAGGTGCGGCTGGCCGCCGAGACCGTGGCCCGCGAGGTGGAGCGCCGAGCCCCGGAGTTGGCCACCAGTCGGTGGTGGAAACAGGAGCGCGAGGGTGTTTTCGTCGACTTCAACCAGAACGCCAAGGACCGCACGGTGGCCTCGGCGTATTCCGTGCGCTCCCGGCCCGACGCCCGGGTGTCCACGCCGCTGCACTGGGACGAGGTGCCGAGCTGCCGCCCCGAGGACTACACGGTGGCCACGGTGCCCGAGCGCTACGCGCAGCTCGGCGACCCGTGGGCCGGGATGGACTCGGCCGTCGGCGGGCTGGACCGGTTGCTCGAACTCGCCGAGGAGTTGGGTCCGGCCGAGAAGGCACCCAAGGCCGAGCGCGACGCGAACCTCATCGAGGTGGCGCGCACCAAGACCCGCGACGAGGCGATGGCCGCCCTCGATACCTGGAAGTCGCGTAATCCCGAGGCGGCCGCCAAGCTCGCACCGGTCGACGTGCTGGTCGACGGGATGCGCGGGCCGTCGTCGATCTGGTATCGGATCCGGATCAATCTGCAGCACGTGCCCACCGACCTGCGTCCGCCGCAGGAGGAGTTGATCGCCGATTACTCGCCCTGGGAGGGCTATACCGGCTCGCAAACACGCAGGCCATCGGGCTGA
- a CDS encoding LysR family transcriptional regulator ArgP, with protein MAPSSPQIPDAGGTLVEIHREAQIDAGLTNTDARLGADQLAALAAVIECGSFDAAADRLHVTPSAVSQRIKALESRVGQVLVVRDKPCTPTPAGIPLLRLAAQTALLEAEALVEATGGSADYPRIALAVNADSMATWFTAVFAELAGPLFDVRIEDQDHSARLLREGAVMGAVTTERAPVPGCRVTALGAMRYVPVASAAYLERYLADGFTAAAVTQAPSLAWNRLDGLQDQLVRKVFRRDIGRPVHYIPTPEGFGAAVRAGLGWGMYPQPLVDDDFRPVVDQHLDVPLYWQCWKLDSPIIVRLTDAVRSAAAALHR; from the coding sequence ATGGCGCCATCATCCCCGCAAATTCCGGACGCGGGCGGCACACTGGTAGAGATTCACCGGGAGGCTCAAATCGACGCCGGCTTGACCAACACCGACGCCCGGCTGGGCGCAGACCAGCTCGCGGCGCTGGCCGCGGTGATCGAATGCGGCAGCTTCGACGCCGCCGCGGATCGCCTGCACGTCACGCCGTCGGCGGTCAGCCAGCGCATCAAGGCGCTGGAATCCCGGGTGGGCCAGGTGCTGGTGGTCCGCGATAAACCGTGCACTCCGACCCCGGCGGGCATTCCGCTGCTACGCCTGGCGGCGCAAACGGCGTTGTTGGAGGCCGAGGCGCTGGTCGAGGCCACTGGGGGTTCGGCCGATTACCCGCGAATTGCCCTGGCCGTCAACGCCGATTCGATGGCGACGTGGTTCACGGCCGTGTTCGCCGAGCTGGCCGGACCGCTCTTCGACGTGCGGATCGAGGATCAGGACCATTCCGCCCGGCTGCTGCGCGAGGGAGCGGTGATGGGCGCGGTCACCACCGAACGGGCCCCGGTGCCGGGCTGCCGGGTGACGGCGCTGGGCGCCATGCGCTACGTCCCGGTGGCCAGCGCGGCCTACCTCGAACGCTATCTGGCCGACGGCTTCACCGCCGCCGCCGTCACGCAGGCGCCGTCGCTGGCCTGGAACCGGCTCGACGGGCTGCAGGACCAGTTGGTGCGCAAGGTGTTTCGGCGCGACATCGGCAGGCCGGTGCATTACATCCCCACCCCGGAAGGTTTCGGCGCGGCGGTGCGGGCGGGGCTGGGGTGGGGGATGTATCCGCAACCGCTCGTCGACGACGACTTCCGGCCGGTCGTCGACCAACACCTGGACGTGCCGCTGTACTGGCAGTGCTGGAAGCTCGACAGCCCGATCATCGTGCGCCTGACCGACGCGGTCCGCTCGGCCGCGGCCGCGCTACACCGTTAG
- a CDS encoding VOC family protein, with protein MSTALSTADLYHVGIVVTDFDGALQRLAAAGGYQWTQTMEYTVPVVTADGPAEIPFKLAYSLEAPHLEVLQEVPGSPWVSAPRNAVHHLGYWADDVAATGAELERVGYRQEVRAAGDEPVFAYYLDPLGVRIELVNRAMFGDWDGFLQTMARPAD; from the coding sequence ATGAGCACAGCATTGTCCACCGCCGACCTGTATCACGTGGGCATCGTGGTCACCGACTTCGACGGCGCGCTGCAGCGGTTGGCTGCGGCCGGCGGCTATCAGTGGACGCAGACCATGGAATACACCGTCCCCGTCGTCACCGCCGACGGCCCGGCCGAGATTCCATTCAAGCTGGCCTATTCGCTGGAGGCGCCGCACCTGGAGGTGCTTCAGGAGGTGCCGGGATCGCCGTGGGTCAGCGCCCCGCGCAACGCCGTTCATCACCTCGGCTACTGGGCCGACGACGTCGCCGCCACCGGGGCCGAACTCGAGCGCGTCGGTTACCGACAGGAGGTTCGCGCCGCCGGCGACGAACCCGTCTTCGCGTATTACCTGGACCCGCTGGGGGTCCGAATCGAGCTGGTCAACCGGGCCATGTTCGGTGACTGGGACGGGTTCCTCCAGACCATGGCCCGTCCGGCAGACTAG
- a CDS encoding nuclear transport factor 2 family protein — MDAATTLLEIEAIKQLKARYCRHLDAKDWGAWRTLFADDFVSDTSAAGGRVITGADEFVAFLRKILGKPSQVTVHQVHAPEIELTSAVTATGIWALNDVVRLAPGINLAGYGHYTETYEKVDGRWLIKTSKLTRLREDVFNPVFSVRISDRIRNAAARLGGRR; from the coding sequence ATGGATGCCGCCACCACCCTGCTGGAAATCGAGGCGATCAAGCAGCTCAAGGCCCGCTATTGCCGCCACCTGGACGCCAAGGACTGGGGCGCCTGGCGGACCCTGTTCGCCGACGATTTCGTCAGCGACACCTCGGCGGCCGGCGGCCGGGTCATCACGGGTGCCGACGAGTTCGTCGCGTTCCTGCGCAAAATCTTGGGCAAGCCGTCGCAGGTCACCGTCCATCAGGTGCACGCCCCCGAGATCGAACTGACCTCGGCGGTCACCGCGACGGGCATCTGGGCGCTCAATGACGTGGTCCGGCTGGCGCCGGGGATAAACCTCGCGGGCTATGGCCACTACACCGAGACCTACGAGAAGGTCGACGGGCGTTGGCTGATCAAGACCTCGAAGCTGACGAGACTGCGCGAGGATGTGTTCAATCCGGTGTTCTCGGTGCGGATCTCCGATCGAATCCGCAACGCGGCTGCCCGCTTGGGCGGGCGCCGCTGA
- a CDS encoding DUF808 domain-containing protein, with the protein MSAGLFGLLDDVAVLARLAAASIDDIGAAAGKATAKAAGVVIDDTAVTPQYVQGLAAERELPIIKKIAIGSLRNKLVFILPAALLLSQFAPWLLTPILMIGATYLCYEGAEKVWGWLRGHDKHAVPAAAVGGDPEKYMVTGAIRTDFILSAEIMVIALNEVASQAFLPRLIILVVVALVITFAVYGVVAGIVKMDDIGLHLAQRTSTFAQKVGRGLVAGMPKLLNALSAIGTIAMLWVGGHILLLGTDTLGWHTLYEFVHHGEEAVRNALPAVGVVSAWLVNTAASAVIGLTVGAVVVGIMHLLPFGKKAAH; encoded by the coding sequence ATGAGCGCTGGCCTGTTCGGACTCCTCGATGACGTCGCCGTCCTGGCCCGGCTGGCCGCGGCCTCGATCGACGATATCGGTGCGGCCGCCGGAAAAGCGACCGCCAAGGCAGCGGGCGTGGTCATCGACGACACCGCGGTGACCCCGCAGTACGTGCAGGGTCTGGCCGCCGAACGCGAGCTGCCGATCATCAAAAAGATCGCGATCGGTTCGCTGCGCAACAAGCTGGTGTTCATCCTGCCGGCGGCGTTGCTGCTCAGTCAGTTTGCGCCGTGGCTGCTGACGCCGATCCTGATGATCGGCGCCACCTATCTGTGCTACGAGGGTGCCGAGAAGGTGTGGGGCTGGCTGCGCGGCCACGACAAGCACGCCGTGCCGGCCGCGGCCGTCGGTGGCGATCCGGAGAAGTACATGGTGACCGGGGCCATCCGCACCGACTTCATCCTGTCGGCCGAGATCATGGTGATCGCCCTCAACGAGGTCGCGAGTCAGGCCTTCCTGCCGCGGCTGATCATCCTCGTGGTGGTCGCTTTGGTCATCACCTTTGCGGTGTACGGGGTGGTGGCCGGGATCGTCAAGATGGACGACATCGGCCTGCACCTGGCCCAGCGCACGTCGACGTTCGCCCAGAAGGTCGGCCGCGGTCTGGTCGCCGGGATGCCCAAACTGCTGAACGCCCTGTCGGCGATCGGCACCATCGCGATGCTCTGGGTCGGCGGCCACATCCTGCTGCTGGGCACCGACACCCTGGGCTGGCACACCCTCTACGAGTTCGTGCACCACGGCGAAGAAGCGGTCCGCAACGCGCTGCCCGCGGTCGGCGTGGTGTCGGCCTGGCTGGTCAACACCGCCGCCTCGGCCGTCATCGGCCTGACGGTCGGCGCGGTGGTGGTCGGGATCATGCATCTGCTGCCGTTCGGCAAGAAGGCCGCGCACTAA